One Triplophysa rosa linkage group LG21, Trosa_1v2, whole genome shotgun sequence DNA segment encodes these proteins:
- the cd34 gene encoding uncharacterized protein cd34 yields MAVFMTMNELWKRTALGLVFCLLLIHSCHGQDDQVNITTTPAVTNINTTAAVTDQPNTDNPSNRSTEITTPGSAPDVSHPTTPAPSSDNTTDAIGISETTAQPVQLKVSAANPSSVFIAGKTESRQEEETISGLNKSLTSEEPEVTNENASGSSAVFVSVLVTGLLLAAMIIGAYYFKQHRKTNGKGGMKLTEESYMADEENQGNTLVSVAPLNQPEPQEKPSLNGESPEGVITQTPPAATNGHSTTKTADTEL; encoded by the exons GTTGTCATGGTCAGGATGACCAAGTTAACATTACAACCACACCAGCAGTTACTAATATCAATACCACAGCAGCAGTCACAGATCAACCAAATACTGATAACCCAAGCAACCGAAGCACTGAAATCACCACCCCAG GTTCAGCTCCAGATGTTTCGCACCCTACAACACCTGCACCTTCATCAGACAACACCACTGATGCTATCGGGATAAGCGAGACCACGGCCCAGCCTGTCCAATTGAAAGTCTCTGCAGCCAATCCATCCTCAGTTTTCATTGCAGGGAAAACCGAAAGCAGACAAGAGGAAGAAACTATTTCAGGCCTAAATAAGTCCTTAACTTCTGAA GAGCCTGAAGTCACAAACGAGAATGCTTCTGGGTCTTCTGCGGTTTTTGTGTCTGTTCTGGTGACAGGCTTGTTGCTTGCTGCAATGATAATTGGCGCATACTATTTTAAACAGCACCGTAAAACCAATGGCAAAGGAGGCATGAAACTG ACTGAGGAGTCCTACATGGCTGATGAAGAGAACCAGGGTAACACTCTCGTGTCTGTGGCCCCTCTGAACCAGCCCGAGCCCCAGGAGAAGCCCAGTCTGAATGGAGAATCCCCGGAGGGAGTGATAACCCAGACTCCTCCTGCCGCCACCAACGGCCACTCTACCACCAAGACAGCAGACACAGAGCTGTGA
- the LOC130545317 gene encoding rhamnose-binding lectin-like yields the protein MNVSFLGRDFGDKGWMVSRRTQEGFASRIQNSFHQKASSICSSVCTFIMLHRELSFLTLLVLLCQHGVKAVDLITCEGETASFTCAQGTINVLSANNGRTDRATCSTGRPAHQLSNVQCTQSTSLSVLTTQCDGKLNCSIVVGNSAFTEPCPGTYKYLNVSYECILPPPPSAPTTNLVTCESETAHLSCDQGTIKVLSANYGRTDSTTCSTGRPAHQLSNVQCTQSTSLSVLTTQCDGKQNCSIVVGNAAFTDPCPGTYKYLNVSYECILPPPPSAPTSNLVTCESETAHLSCDQGTIKVLSANYGRTDSTTCSTGRPAHQLSNVQCTQSTSLSVLTTQCDGKQNCSIVVGNAAFTDPCPGTYKYLNVSYECILPPPPSAPITNLVTCESETAHLSCDQGTIKVLSANYGRTNNTTCSTGRPANQLSNVQCTQSTSLSVVTTRCDGKQNCSIVVGNAAFTDPCPGTYKYLYVSYECILPPPPKLSELGWSNGRFSLEMELFA from the exons ATGAATGTCAGTTTCCTTGGAAGGGACTTTGGAGATAAAGGATGGATGGTGAGCAGAAGGACGCAGGAGGG GTTTGCTTCTAGGATTCAGAACAGTTTTCATCAGAAAGCTTCATCCATCTGTTCATCTGTCTGCACGTTCATCATGCTGCATCGAGAGCTGAGCTTTCTCACAT TGTTGGTGCTACTATGCCAGCATG GTGTCAAAGCAGTAGACCTCATCACCTGTGAGGGAGAAACTGCCAGTTTTACCTGTG CACAGGGAACCATTAATGTGCTTTCTGCCAATAATGGGCGTACGGACAGAGCAACCTGCTCTACTGGAAGACCAGCTCACCAGCTCTCAAATGTTCAGTGCACTCAGAGCACATCCCTAAGTGTGCTGACCACACA ATGTGATGGAAAGCTGAATTGTTCCATTGTTGTGGGGAATTCAGCTTTCACTGAACCTTGTCCTGGAACTTACAAATACCTGAATGTGTCTTACGAGTGCATCTTACCACCACCACCAA GTGCACCAACAACAAATCTGGTTACCTGTGAATCAGAAACTGCCCATCTCAGCTGTG ACCAGGGAACCATTAAGGTGCTTTCTGCCAATTATGGGCGTACGGACAGCACAACCTGCTCTACTGGAAGACCAGCTCACCAGCTCTCAAATGTTCAGTGCACTCAGAGCACATCCCTAAGTGTGCTGACCACTCA ATGTGATGGAAAGCAGAATTGTTCCATAGTTGTGGGGAATGCAGCTTTCACTGACCCTTGTCCTGGAACTTACAAATACCTGAATGTGTCTTACGAGTGCATCTTACCACCACCACCAA GTGCACCAACATCAAATCTGGTTACCTGTGAATCAGAAACTGCCCATCTCAGCTGTG ACCAGGGAACCATTAAGGTGCTTTCTGCCAATTATGGGCGTACGGACAGCACAACCTGCTCTACTGGAAGACCAGCTCACCAGCTCTCAAATGTTCAGTGCACTCAGAGCACATCCCTAAGTGTGCTGACCACTCA ATGTGATGGAAAGCAGAATTGTTCCATAGTTGTGGGGAATGCAGCTTTCACTGACCCTTGTCCTGGAACTTACAAATACCTGAATGTGTCTTACGAGTGCATCTTACCACCACCACCAA GTGCACCAATAACAAATCTGGTTACCTGTGAATCAGAAACTGCCCATCTCAGCTGTG ACCAGGGAACCATTAAGGTGCTTTCTGCCAACTATGGTCGTACAAACAACACAACCTGCTCTACTGGAAGACCAGCTAACCAGCTCTCAAATGTTCAGTGCACTCAGAGCACATCCCTAAGTGTGGTGACCACTCG ATGTGATGGAAAGCAGAATTGTTCCATTGTTGTGGGGAATGCAGCTTTCACTGACCCTTGTCCTGGAACTTACAAATACCTGTATGTGTCTTACGAGTGCATCTTACCACCACCACCAA aattgtctgagctgggatggtcaaaTGGTCGCTTTTCTCTTGAGATGGAGCTTTTCGCctga